Proteins from one Osmerus mordax isolate fOsmMor3 chromosome 21, fOsmMor3.pri, whole genome shotgun sequence genomic window:
- the rgl3a gene encoding ral guanine nucleotide dissociation stimulator-like 1: MGKWNLTMDPVQEWGEEVEEGAVFGITLRREPTSPDAQTDSASPGDVHPSVFSFAQYHTVKVRRLKAATLERLVCHLLDAEHQEGDYARVFLSTYRTFTCPNTLIELLFQRDDAMANLDNSVCPRSTLLPVIRLWLEEFGEDFREPPQYHALRLVIVHLRHRLCFRRLALSAETLLKRLQAEDHSTCQETGDCQQPEEEGRGETDTKEEEPQDWMDVPEKEVAEQLTRFDAELFARVVPFQCLGCVWSQRDKKENRRLAPTVRATIAQFNAVTNRVITSLLCPSPPAPPSASAVPSSSSSSHFPPSPSPGSPRRPHTSPAHRARVIERWIGVAQECRQLKNFSSLKAILSALQSNAVYRLKKTWAAVSRESMATFDLLCETFPDENCVLTNREILLEDGSQATEDTTSKTPKICPMSKQVTCSSGIVPYLGTYLTVLTMLDTALTDTVEGGLVHFEKRRREFEILSQIRQLQASCSQYSLPQREHISSWLHAHSLLSDQESYELSRYLEPPVDPCPSSPCSWSHRLLNKKLTSLLSVNDSSSRKTHADQISVSSSGSSSSEMEDLSSTPQPSPLRLKLQSLSGSLHDVAEDFSSSSSSSSSSSSTSSSPTPSTSSFSSSQADLSSSTFSSSMALSPEPSTSSSPQPSLPVYNRQVADSCIVRVSVEFSNDCNVYKSILLTSQDHTPQVIQRALEKHNLQGVSCHDFSLSQLLSPDKELQIPDKANVFYAMCTQANYDFVLRQRWRSHSRHPFTSSPSSSPGALARARHGK, translated from the exons ATGGGGAAATGGAACCTAACAATG GACCCAGTGCAGGAGTGGGGCGAGGAGGTCGAGGAGGGCGCCGTGTTCGGCATTACCCTGCGGAGGGAGCCCACCTCGCCGGACGCCCAGACAGACTCCGCCTCTCCCGGCGACGTGCACCCCTCCGTCTTCAGCTTCGCCCAGTACCACACTGTCAAG GTGCGCCGGCTCAAGGCTGCCACCCTGGAGCGTCTGGTCTGCCACCTGCTGGACGCCGAGCACCAGGAGGGCGACTACGCCCGCGTCTTCCTGTCCACCTACCGGACCTTCACCTGCCCCAACACCCTCATAGAGCTGCTCTTCCAGAG AGATGATGCGATGGCCAACCTGGACAACAGCGTCTGCCCCAGGAG CACGCTGCTGCCAGTGATCCGGCTGTGGCTGGAGGAGTTTGGGGAGGACTTCCGCGAGCCGCCCCAGTACCACGCCCTGCGGCTGGTCATCGTCCACCTGCGCCACCGCCTCTGCTTCCGACGCCTGGCCCTGTCCGCAGAGACCCTGCTCAAGAGGCTCCAGGCTGAGG ATCACAGCACCTGTCAGGAGACCGGTGACTGTCAACagccggaggaggagggacgcGGAGAGACGGACACCAAGGAGGAGGAGCCACAGGACTGGATGGACGTCCCAGAGAAGGAGGTGGCCGAGCAGCTGACGAGATTCGACGCC gagCTGTTTGCGAGGGTGGTGCCGTTCCAGTGCCTGGGCTGCGTCTGGTCCCAGCGGGACAAGAAGGAGAACCGCCGCCTGGCGCCCACCGTCCGCGCCACCATCGCCCAGTTCAACGCCGTCACCAACCGCGTCATCACCTCGctgctctgcccctccccccccgcgcCGCCCTCCGCCTCCGCCGTCCCCTCGTCGTCGTCCTCTTCCCACTtcccgccctccccctccccgggCTCGCCCCGCCGCCCCCACACTAGCCCCGCCCACAGGGCCCGGGTCATCGAGCGATGGATCGGCGTCGCGCAG GAGTGCCGACAGCTGAAGAACTTCTCGTCCCTGAAGGCCATCCTGTCGGCGCTGCAGTCCAACGCCGTGTACCGCCTCAAGAAGACCTGGGCCGCCGTCAGCAG GGAGTCCATGGCCACCTTTGATCTGCTGTGCGAGACCTTCCCTGATGAGAACTGCGTGCTGACCAACAGGGAGATCCTGCTGGAG GACGGGAGCCAGGCCACAGAGGACACAACCTCCAAAACTCCGAAAATCTGCCCCATGTCCAAGCAAGTG ACGTGCAGCAGTGGCATCGTCCCTTACCTGGGGACCTACCTGACCGTGCTCACCATGCTGGACACGGCCCTCACCGACACCGTGGAG GGAGGCCTCGTCCACTTTGAGAAGCGTAGAAGG GAGTTTGAGATCCTGTCCCAGATCCGCCAGCTGCAGGCCTCCTGCTCCCAGTACAGCCTGCCCCAGCGTGAACACATCTCCTCCTGGCTACATGCTCACTCCCTGCTCTCCGACCAGGAGAG TTATGAGCTGTCTCGGTACCTGGAGCCCCCGGTGGACCCCTGCCCCAGCTCCCCCTGCTCTTGGAGCCACCGCCTGCTCAACAAGAAGCTCACCTC gttgCTCTCCGTCAACGACAGCTCCAGCAGGAAGACGCACGCCGACCAGATCAGTGTGTCGTCCTCGGGCTCCAGCAGCTCAGAGATGGAGGAcctttcctccaccccccagccctcccctctcagGCTCAAACTCCAG TCCCTGTCAGGCTCCCTCCATGACGTGGCCGAggacttctcctcctcctcctcctcgtcctcctcctcctcgtccacgtcctcctccccgacgccctccacctcctccttcagctcctcgcAGGCTGacctcagctcctccaccttctcctcctccatggcGCTGAGTCCAgagccctccacctcctcctccccccaaccctccctgcccGTCTACAACAGGCAGGTGGCCGACTCCTGCATCGTCCGGGTCAGCGTGGAGTTCAGTAACGACTGCAACGTCTACAAGAGCATCCTG cTGACCAGCCAGGACCACACTCCCCAGGTGATCCAGCGGGCCCTGGAGAAGCACAACCTGCAGGGCGTCAGCTGCCACGACTTCAGCCTCAGCCAGCTGCTGTCCCCCGACAAAG AACTCCAGATTCCAGACAAGGCCAACGTGTTCTACGCCATGTGCACCCAGGCCAACTACGACTTTGTCCTGCGCCAGCGCTGGAGGAGCCACAGCCGTcaccccttcacctcctccccctcctccagccccgggGCTCTGGCCAGGGCACGCCACGGCAAGTAG
- the odad3 gene encoding coiled-coil domain-containing protein 151: MPFSAEAIKPPLHDQILELQRKIQLLEGDRSAYYESSQSTIKKNRESILQLRQENKRLHKKLADTLAGDEQVIKDAFQSRGMEKAAFRNMSGKTALSVLDQKVCDKRKRLNALKHTTQTCRRRLDELQLQYQSIKLEGSRGPQPDAQRQEEEAKNLRVLENRLEKAQLKCQEAEHIMRGYLKLKAHLQEESLTFQSQLDRLEAEILTQRQELRDLQVMNNDAHLSKDTAKAELLRQEELVYRERKERESILTSYKKQAEERKAQAERVERRAQRPGMQPDELSSETQRSVTGVGEEERAISTFEEAFRRIKEATGVTDTRDIVERFTSQGDTQKHLENLKEENERTLQRLKEERDRLQEHFQTMKYSGEAKLSSRQQVLEERERHLLAEQQRCEAARERLDWLTRTLSTVRAGVEHLADKLQHVQLVRGPAPPPSPGGEEEVVELLARTERKLLMLQDELQGKDLAQVMKEMEEEEFHASIEGKLPQYNTRIKLPQDQKQDPYDEEEESGDDEGDIITRAALKRQSQLIIDSKTKRKTRTKKKKGKH, translated from the exons ATGCCGTTCAGCGCTGAAGCCATAAAGCCGCCTCTGCATGATCAGATATTGGAGCTACAAAGGAAAATTCAATTGCTTG agggagacagaagcgCTTATTACGAGAGTTCCCAGTCCACTATCAAGAAGAACAGAGAGTCCATTCTGCAGCTGAGGCAGGAAAACAAGAGACTTCATAAGAAGTTGGCAGACACTCTTGCT GGAGATGAGCAAGTCATTAAAGATGCTTTTCAGAGTAGAGGCATGGAAAAAGCTGCCTTCCGGAATATGTCGGGGAAG ACAGCTCTCAGTGTGCTGGACCAGAAGGTTTGCGACAAGAGGAAACGCCTCAACGCCCTCAAACACACCACCCAGACCTGCCGCCGGCGCCTGGACGAGCTGCAGCTGCAGTACCAGAGCATAAAGCTAGAGGGCAGCAGAGGGCCGCAACCCGACGCgcagagacaagaggaggaggccaag AACCTGCGGGTGCTGGAGAACCGTCTGGAGAAAGCCCAGCTCAAGTGTCAGGAGGCTGAACACATCATGAGGGGCTACTTGAAGCTCAAAGCCCACCTGCAG GAGGAGAGCTTGACCTTCCAGTCCCAGCTGGACCGGCTGGAGGCTGAGATCCTGACCCAGAGACAGGAGCTGCGGGACCTGCAGGTCATGAACAACGACGCCCACCTGTCCAAGGACACGGCCAAG gCTGAGCTGCTGCGCCAGGAGGAGCTGGTGTaccgggagaggaaggagagagagagcatcctCACCAGCTACAAGAAGCAGGCGGAGGAGCGCAAGGCCCAGGccgagagagtggagagacgg GCCCAGCGGCCGGGCATGCAGCCAGACGAGCTGAGCAGCGAGACCCAGCGCAGTGTCaccggggtgggggaggaggagagggccatcTCCACCTTCGAGGAGGCCTTCCGACGCATCAAGGAGGCCACAGGAGTCACCGACACACGG gacATAGTGGAGCGTTTCACCTCCCAGGGAGACACCCAGAAGCACCTGGAGAACCTGAaagaggagaatgagagaacTCTGCAGCgtctgaaggaggagagagaccgcCTGCAGGAACACTTCCAGACCATGAAGTACTCTGGGGAGGCCAAACTCTCcag CCGTCAGCAGGTGCTGGAGGAGCGCGAGCGCCACCTCCTGGCGGAGCAGCAGAGGTGCGAGGCGGCCAGGGAGCGTCTGGACTGGCTGACCCGCACCCTCAGCACGGTGCGCGCCGGCGTGGAGCACCTCGCCGACAAGCTGCAGCACGTCCAGCTGGTACGaggcc CGGCCCCTCCTCCGTCCCCGggcggtgaggaggaggtggtggagctgtTGGCCCGGACGGAGAGGAAGCTGCTGATGCTGCAGGACGAGCTGCAGGGCAAGGACCTGGCCCAGGTcatgaaggagatggaggaggaggag ttccaTGCCAGCATCGAGGGAAAGCTGCCACAGTACAACACACGCATCAAGCTGCCCCAGGACCAGAAACAGGATCCATACGACG aagaggaggagagcggcgACGACGagggtgacatcatcacccgCGCCGCGCTCAAGCGCCAGTCTCAGCTCATCATTGACTCCAAGACCAAGAGAAAGACCCGgaccaagaagaagaaggggaaACACTGA
- the LOC136965228 gene encoding sulfotransferase 6B1-like encodes MDKQIRVPAMSKMEDARNVKDEDKLYKFEGILYSSIMSPPENLKAMKNMEARPEDSLLVAYPKCGFNWMIIVIFKIMAATTGPKEMPAVPQMLEFFSPEMQQMVKEKPSPRLLGTHMHPDNIPKSFTEKKTKMLVVFRNPKDTVVSYYHFMNNNPVLPNAKSWDTFFTDFMKGEVAWGSYFDHALAWEKRMDDPNVMIVTYEQLKENLVDGVQMVSKFFGFPLTDEQVQTIASESTFTAMKESAKNTHGGHGSVFFRKGEVGDWKNHFSEAQSKQMDDEFQKHLAGTKLGDKLKYDIYCK; translated from the exons ATGGACAAGCAAATCAGAGTGCCTGCCATGTCCAAAATGGAGGATGCAAGGAATGTGAAGGACGAAGATAAACTTTACAAGTTTGAAGGGATCCTCTACTCTTCCATCATGAGTCCTCCAGAAAATCTCAAAGCGATGAAGAACATGGAGGCCAGACCAGAGGACTCTCTGTTGGTAGCTTATCCTAAATGTG GGTTCAATTGGATGATTATTGTGATCTTCAAAATCATGGCTGCAACCACTGGGCCAAAAGAAATGCCTGCTGTGCCGCAGATGCTGGAATTCTTCTCACCTGAAATGCAACAG ATGGTTAAAGAGAAGCCCTCCCCTCGGTTGttgggcacacacatgcacccagatAATATACCCAAATCTTTTacagaaaagaaaacaaag ATGCTGGTTGTGTTTCGAAACCCAAAAGATACGGTTGTGTCCTACTACCACTTCATGAACAACAACCCTGTTCTGCCAAATGCCAAATCCTGGGACACCTTTTTCACAGACTTCATGAAAGGAGAAG TGGCTTGGGGCTCTTACTTTGACCATGCCCTGGCTTGGGAGAAACGCATGGATGATCCAAATGTGATGATTGTGACTTACGAGCAACTGAAAGAG AATCTCGTGGACGGGGTACAGATGGTATCAAAGTTCTTTGGCTTTCCTTTGACCGATGAGCAAGTCCAGACCATTGCAAGCGAGAGCACCTTTACAGCCATGAAGGAGAGCGCCAAGAACACTCATGGTGGACATGGCAGCGTGTTTTTCCGCAAAG GTGAAGTTGGAGACTGGAAAAACCATTTCAGTGAGGCCCAAAGCAAGCAGATGGATGATGAGTTTCAGAAGCACTTGGCTGGTACTAAACTGGGGGACaaattgaaatatgatatttacTGCAAGTAA